From Desulfosalsimonas propionicica, the proteins below share one genomic window:
- the bioA gene encoding adenosylmethionine--8-amino-7-oxononanoate transaminase, translating into MDRRHRLAQQDCDHVWHPYASIVDPPLATTIVSADGVRLYTAEGQALIDGMSSWWAAIHGYNHPVLNNAAHGQIDRMSHVMFGGITHEPAVALASMLVDLTPEPLQKVFFADSGSVSVEVAIKMAVQYWHGMGCPEKNRFLTVRSGYHGDTFGAMALCDPVTGMHEHFTSVLQQHYFAESPGCRFDESWDDAYIQDFRQLMEAHHQQLAAVVLEPIVQGAGGMRFYSPEYLRQVKMLCEAHDVLLVADEIATGFGRTGELFACNYAGISPDIMCLGKALTGGYMTLAATLATDRVSRGISKNGGVLMHGPTFMANPLACAVAEASIRLLLNGPWRESVHRIEQRLLSGLAPCRGFSGVADVRALGAIGVVEMKTPVDLAAVQKQFVNQGVWIRPFGKLIYTMPPYIISDDDLDFLTRAIVRVAGSL; encoded by the coding sequence ATGGATAGGCGGCACCGGCTGGCGCAACAGGACTGCGATCATGTCTGGCATCCATACGCATCCATTGTTGACCCGCCTTTGGCAACCACTATCGTGTCTGCTGACGGGGTTCGGCTTTATACAGCTGAGGGTCAGGCGCTTATCGACGGCATGTCTTCCTGGTGGGCGGCGATTCACGGGTATAACCACCCGGTTTTAAACAATGCCGCCCACGGCCAGATCGACCGGATGAGCCATGTCATGTTCGGCGGCATCACCCATGAGCCGGCTGTAGCGCTCGCATCAATGCTCGTGGACCTCACTCCTGAACCGCTGCAGAAGGTTTTTTTTGCCGACTCCGGTTCGGTAAGCGTTGAAGTGGCCATCAAGATGGCTGTTCAATACTGGCACGGCATGGGATGTCCTGAAAAAAACCGGTTTCTCACGGTTCGCAGCGGATACCACGGGGATACGTTCGGAGCAATGGCCCTGTGCGATCCGGTGACGGGTATGCACGAACATTTTACTTCCGTGCTGCAGCAGCATTATTTTGCCGAAAGTCCCGGGTGCCGGTTTGACGAATCCTGGGATGATGCGTATATCCAGGATTTCAGACAACTCATGGAAGCCCATCACCAGCAGCTGGCTGCGGTGGTTCTCGAACCCATCGTGCAGGGCGCCGGGGGTATGCGCTTTTATTCCCCGGAATATCTGCGTCAGGTGAAAATGCTCTGCGAGGCCCATGATGTTTTGCTCGTGGCCGATGAAATCGCCACCGGATTCGGACGAACAGGCGAGCTCTTTGCCTGCAATTATGCGGGGATTTCGCCGGATATCATGTGTCTGGGCAAGGCGCTTACGGGCGGCTACATGACCCTGGCCGCCACCCTTGCCACAGACCGGGTAAGCCGGGGTATTTCCAAAAACGGCGGCGTGCTTATGCACGGCCCCACATTCATGGCAAATCCCCTGGCTTGTGCTGTGGCCGAAGCGAGCATTCGGCTCCTGCTCAACGGTCCCTGGCGGGAAAGCGTCCATCGCATTGAGCAGCGCCTTTTGTCCGGACTGGCTCCATGCCGCGGTTTTTCAGGGGTGGCCGATGTCCGGGCACTGGGCGCCATTGGTGTTGTGGAAATGAAAACACCGGTGGATCTTGCAGCTGTCCAGAAACAGTTCGTGAACCAGGGCGTCTGGATCCGTCCTTTTGGAAAATTGATTTATACAATGCCGCCTTACATCATCTCTGATGATGATCTGGATTTCCTGACCCGGGCCATTGTCAGGGTTGCCGGAAGTCTGTAA
- a CDS encoding aminotransferase class I/II-fold pyridoxal phosphate-dependent enzyme — MTKRTSATYFMKEELGRRKQENHLRFLVPVTPCDGVMVKRNGKSLINFCSNDYLGLARHPLLRQRSKDFMDRYGAGATASRLVCGTLPCAEAVEGKLARLKGAESSLIFNSGFQANLSLLPALADKKSLILSDRLNHRSIIEGARLCRCALAVFRHNDLAHLEEILHKSRYLDYSRIFIVTESIFSMDGDISDVAQLVEMARGYGSILIVDEAHATGVAGARGMGLTAGTAVDCCMGTFGKALGSFGAYGTFSKQMRDYLVNCCSGFIYSTALPPSVMGAVDAALDLVPEMERERKQLMEKARDLRAELHRMGWDTGPSATHIIPVIVGSEAQTLALAGRLEDAGILAMAIRPPTVEKGRSRIRLALTALHTDQHLNQLIDALDRWKRTKQK, encoded by the coding sequence ATGACAAAACGCACCTCTGCCACATATTTTATGAAGGAAGAACTGGGCCGGCGCAAGCAGGAGAACCATTTGCGTTTTCTGGTTCCTGTCACGCCCTGCGACGGGGTCATGGTTAAACGAAACGGGAAGTCTTTAATAAATTTTTGTTCCAATGATTATCTTGGCCTGGCCCGCCACCCCTTGCTGCGGCAGCGGTCAAAGGATTTTATGGATCGCTATGGGGCCGGAGCCACGGCGTCCAGGCTGGTGTGCGGCACCCTGCCCTGTGCAGAAGCGGTGGAAGGAAAACTGGCCCGGCTGAAGGGGGCTGAATCATCGCTGATTTTCAACTCCGGATTTCAGGCAAACCTGTCGCTTCTTCCGGCCCTGGCAGACAAAAAATCGCTGATTTTATCCGACCGGCTCAACCACCGGAGCATCATCGAAGGCGCCCGCCTCTGCCGCTGCGCCCTTGCGGTTTTTCGCCACAATGACCTGGCCCACCTTGAAGAGATATTGCACAAAAGCCGTTACCTGGACTACAGCCGCATCTTTATTGTCACTGAATCCATTTTCAGCATGGACGGAGACATCAGTGACGTGGCGCAACTGGTTGAAATGGCACGCGGTTACGGGTCGATCCTGATCGTAGACGAAGCCCATGCAACAGGTGTTGCCGGAGCGCGGGGCATGGGGCTGACCGCCGGGACCGCGGTGGATTGCTGCATGGGTACCTTTGGCAAGGCGCTGGGATCTTTTGGCGCTTACGGCACTTTTTCAAAACAAATGCGGGATTATCTGGTCAATTGTTGTTCCGGATTCATTTACAGCACTGCGCTTCCCCCGTCGGTGATGGGAGCCGTGGATGCAGCCCTGGATCTGGTGCCCGAAATGGAGCGGGAGCGCAAGCAGCTTATGGAAAAAGCCCGGGATCTGAGAGCGGAGCTGCATCGCATGGGCTGGGATACAGGTCCGTCAGCAACACATATCATTCCGGTTATCGTTGGCAGCGAAGCCCAAACACTTGCCCTTGCCGGCCGGCTCGAAGATGCCGGCATTCTGGCCATGGCCATTCGGCCGCCCACGGTTGAAAAGGGACGCTCCCGGATTCGCCTGGCCCTTACGGCGCTTCATACAGACCAACACCTCAACCAGCTTATAGACGCCCTGGATCGATGGAAAAGGACTAAACAAAAATGA
- the bioD gene encoding dethiobiotin synthase, which produces MTLRLPERFFIAGTDTGIGKTMTAAILMAGLKGTYWKPIQSGHAQGSDTGWIMTVTGLPKHHFHPETYRLSRPLSPHAAARADGLCIDLEAFALPECTGPLIVEGAGGIMVPLNEKAMITDLIKHLGLPVLLVAKSGLGTINHTLLSLEQLKRREIAVAGIVLNGEPNPENREAIADYGKVPLPAEIPPLGRVDAKMLAACFQQYFQ; this is translated from the coding sequence ATGACCCTGCGGCTGCCGGAACGGTTTTTCATTGCCGGAACAGACACGGGAATCGGAAAAACCATGACAGCCGCCATTCTCATGGCGGGATTGAAAGGAACCTACTGGAAACCGATTCAAAGCGGCCATGCGCAGGGATCTGACACCGGTTGGATCATGACGGTCACCGGACTTCCGAAGCATCATTTTCACCCCGAGACCTATCGGCTTTCCCGGCCCTTGTCACCGCACGCCGCAGCCAGGGCCGACGGTCTTTGCATTGATCTTGAGGCCTTTGCGCTGCCTGAATGCACCGGGCCCCTTATTGTCGAAGGCGCCGGGGGCATCATGGTTCCCCTTAACGAAAAAGCCATGATCACAGACCTGATAAAGCATCTTGGCCTGCCTGTTTTGCTTGTTGCCAAAAGCGGCCTTGGCACCATCAATCACACCCTGCTTTCCCTGGAACAATTAAAGCGCCGGGAAATAGCGGTTGCCGGCATTGTGTTAAACGGAGAACCCAACCCGGAGAACCGGGAGGCCATTGCCGACTATGGAAAAGTCCCCCTTCCGGCGGAGATTCCGCCTCTTGGGCGGGTGGATGCAAAAATGCTGGCCGCATGTTTTCAGCAATATTTTCAATGA